A DNA window from Luteolibacter luteus contains the following coding sequences:
- the galE gene encoding UDP-glucose 4-epimerase GalE, whose translation MTAPVLVTGGAGYIGSHTVRLLASRGYKVVVLDNLVFGHKEAIVDDGVELVVGDVGDRALITRLFDQHGFAAVIHFAAYAYVGESVTNPLKYYRNNTAEPLNLLEVMQEKGCKNFVFSSTCATYGVPETIPIVESNRQDPINPYGRSKLMLEQVLKDCDHAYGLRSVSLRYFNASGCSEDGVIGEDHNPETHLIPRVLMAVTGEVSHVDVFGTDYPTPDGTCIRDYIHVNDLAEAHLKALEHLAAGGNTIQANLGTGVGVSVKEIISAVEEVTGRTVPVKYGPRREGDPPQLLADPSYSKQVLGWEAKHKDVRDMVRSAWAWVDGPRKGHYPA comes from the coding sequence ATGACCGCCCCTGTCCTCGTTACCGGAGGAGCCGGCTATATCGGCTCCCATACTGTCAGATTGCTCGCATCCCGGGGATACAAGGTCGTCGTTCTGGACAATCTGGTTTTCGGCCACAAGGAAGCGATCGTCGATGACGGCGTGGAACTGGTGGTGGGGGACGTGGGCGACCGTGCCCTGATCACCCGGCTCTTCGACCAGCACGGCTTTGCCGCGGTAATCCACTTCGCTGCCTACGCTTATGTGGGCGAGTCCGTGACCAATCCGCTCAAGTACTACCGCAACAACACCGCGGAACCTCTGAACCTGCTGGAAGTGATGCAGGAAAAGGGCTGCAAGAATTTCGTCTTCTCCTCCACCTGCGCCACCTACGGCGTGCCGGAGACCATCCCGATCGTGGAGAGCAACCGGCAGGACCCCATCAACCCTTATGGCCGAAGCAAGCTGATGCTCGAGCAGGTCCTCAAGGACTGCGATCACGCCTACGGGCTGCGGAGCGTCTCCTTGCGCTACTTCAATGCGAGCGGTTGCTCTGAGGATGGCGTGATCGGTGAAGATCACAATCCCGAAACCCACCTGATCCCCCGGGTCCTCATGGCTGTCACCGGCGAGGTGTCCCATGTTGATGTCTTCGGCACCGACTATCCGACCCCGGACGGCACTTGCATCCGCGATTACATTCACGTGAACGACCTCGCCGAGGCCCACTTGAAAGCGCTGGAGCATCTCGCGGCTGGAGGGAACACGATCCAAGCGAACTTGGGAACCGGCGTGGGGGTCTCCGTAAAGGAGATCATTTCCGCGGTGGAAGAAGTCACCGGCCGCACCGTCCCGGTCAAATACGGCCCTCGCCGCGAGGGTGATCCGCCTCAGCTTCTGGCAGATCCTTCTTATTCTAAGCAGGTGCTGGGCTGGGAGGCCAAGCACAAGGATGTCCGGGACATGGTCCGCTCCGCTTGGGCTTGGGTGGATGGTCCCCGGAAGGGCCACTATCCGGCCTAA
- a CDS encoding rhomboid family intramembrane serine protease, which yields MHLPTVTQRSGDRWRWVIADLRGAKLCWLLVLVIAAVYGGMCFASDDRLDWLFLTFGLSRQGLLEGKVWQLVSHAFLHGNITHLAINAAGLLLIGARVERIGGASAVAKVLLAGVLLGGLVQVIAAPSPHRDFQLVGISGGFTALLLWLTTVSPESRMAPLPISAKNLGRGIILAEGMFLVGSWFLPEAGFQVVAHGCHFGGALAGWWIGRRMMRPTVTLEDLQRERAKREGGEQPKLP from the coding sequence ATGCATCTTCCGACCGTGACACAACGGAGCGGAGATCGCTGGCGCTGGGTGATCGCGGATCTCCGCGGGGCGAAATTGTGCTGGCTTCTGGTTCTCGTGATCGCTGCCGTTTACGGTGGCATGTGCTTTGCCAGTGATGATCGCTTGGACTGGCTCTTCCTGACCTTCGGGCTTTCTCGCCAAGGCTTGCTCGAAGGGAAGGTCTGGCAATTGGTGAGCCACGCTTTTCTACACGGAAATATCACCCACCTCGCGATCAATGCGGCGGGACTGCTCTTGATTGGCGCCCGGGTGGAGCGCATTGGTGGGGCATCGGCCGTGGCCAAGGTGCTGCTGGCGGGAGTGTTGCTGGGTGGCTTGGTCCAAGTGATCGCAGCACCTTCACCGCATCGCGATTTCCAATTGGTGGGAATCTCCGGAGGTTTTACGGCCCTGCTGCTTTGGCTGACCACCGTATCTCCGGAGTCGCGGATGGCCCCTTTGCCGATCTCGGCGAAGAATCTCGGACGGGGAATCATCTTGGCGGAAGGGATGTTTCTGGTCGGCTCTTGGTTTCTTCCGGAGGCTGGCTTCCAAGTGGTGGCACACGGTTGCCACTTCGGAGGAGCGCTCGCGGGATGGTGGATAGGCAGACGGATGATGCGGCCGACGGTGACCTTGGAGGATCTGCAGCGCGAAAGGGCGAAGCGGGAGGGCGGCGAGCAGCCGAAGCTGCCCTAG
- a CDS encoding NADH-quinone oxidoreductase subunit C: protein MSAAQDIEKLSAKFGENVVGTKEFRGEHTINVKLGVLHEVLATAKKEMGYEMIIDISSLDHFGEDPRFEMVYELVTVDDSKHLRVKSKVSEDEEVPTATDIWLGADWHEREVYDMMGIRFSGHPDLRRILMWEGYPFYPLRKDFPLAGRPSEMPDVAFTGIAPLEGGPFVTSPGTQDSVKREPRARVVK from the coding sequence ATGTCCGCCGCGCAAGATATTGAAAAACTCTCCGCCAAGTTCGGCGAGAACGTCGTGGGAACGAAAGAGTTCCGCGGCGAGCACACGATCAACGTGAAGCTCGGAGTGCTCCACGAGGTGCTGGCCACCGCGAAGAAGGAGATGGGTTACGAGATGATCATCGACATCTCCAGCCTCGACCACTTCGGCGAGGATCCTCGCTTCGAGATGGTCTACGAACTGGTGACCGTGGATGACTCCAAGCACCTGCGGGTGAAGTCGAAGGTTTCCGAGGACGAGGAAGTGCCGACTGCCACCGACATCTGGCTGGGTGCTGACTGGCATGAGCGCGAGGTTTACGATATGATGGGCATCCGCTTTAGCGGTCACCCGGACCTGCGCCGTATCCTGATGTGGGAAGGTTATCCCTTTTACCCGCTGCGGAAGGATTTTCCGCTGGCCGGTCGTCCGAGCGAAATGCCGGACGTGGCCTTCACCGGCATCGCCCCGCTGGAGGGCGGTCCCTTCGTGACTTCTCCCGGCACGCAGGATTCGGTGAAGCGCGAGCCGCGCGCCCGCGTCGTGAAGTGA
- the nuoB gene encoding NADH-quinone oxidoreductase subunit NuoB codes for MVSDSLQTAHAAYDSKIEGNIIFTRVDAAINWMRKNSMWPMPMGLACCAIEMMAAACSRFDLSRFGAEVMRFSPRQADVMIVAGTVTYKMALAVKRIWDQMPEPKWCIAMGACASSGGMYRSYAVLQGIDRLIPVDVYISGCPPRPEALIEGLMKLQAKIEAEPALKNQKKEFIEDLS; via the coding sequence ATGGTCAGCGATTCCCTTCAGACCGCCCACGCGGCCTACGATTCCAAGATCGAAGGCAATATCATCTTCACGCGCGTGGATGCCGCTATCAACTGGATGCGGAAAAACTCCATGTGGCCGATGCCGATGGGTCTCGCCTGCTGCGCCATTGAAATGATGGCCGCCGCGTGCAGCCGCTTCGACCTCAGCCGCTTCGGCGCGGAAGTGATGCGTTTCTCGCCCCGCCAGGCGGACGTGATGATCGTGGCTGGCACGGTGACCTATAAGATGGCACTCGCCGTGAAGCGCATCTGGGACCAGATGCCGGAACCGAAGTGGTGCATCGCCATGGGTGCCTGCGCCTCCTCCGGTGGCATGTATCGCTCCTACGCCGTGCTGCAGGGCATCGACCGCCTCATTCCGGTGGACGTTTACATTTCCGGTTGCCCGCCGCGCCCCGAGGCGCTGATCGAGGGGCTGATGAAGCTCCAGGCGAAGATCGAGGCCGAGCCGGCGCTGAAGAACCAGAAGAAGGAATTCATCGAAGACCTTTCCTGA